One Gordonia mangrovi genomic region harbors:
- the ndk gene encoding nucleoside-diphosphate kinase — protein MTERTLVLIKPDGVARSLVGDIISRIERKGLTLVALELKTVSDDVARGHYAEHEGKPFYPSLLEFITSGPLVAAVLEGPRAVAAFRQIAGGTDPVEKAVPGTIRGDFALSTQTNLVHGSDSPESAEREIALWFPDLGI, from the coding sequence GTGACTGAACGGACTCTGGTACTCATCAAGCCCGACGGCGTGGCCCGGTCGCTGGTCGGCGACATCATCAGCCGGATCGAGCGCAAGGGCCTCACGCTCGTCGCGCTGGAACTCAAGACGGTGAGCGACGACGTGGCCCGCGGCCACTACGCCGAACACGAGGGCAAGCCCTTCTACCCGTCGCTGCTGGAATTCATCACCTCCGGCCCGTTGGTCGCCGCCGTCCTGGAGGGTCCGCGGGCAGTGGCGGCGTTCCGGCAGATCGCCGGTGGGACCGACCCGGTCGAGAAGGCCGTCCCGGGGACCATCCGCGGAGACTTCGCGCTGAGCACGCAGACCAACCTGGTGCACGGCTCGGACTCGCCCGAGTCGGCGGAGCGAGAGATCGCGCTGTGGTTTCCTGACCTGGGCATCTGA
- a CDS encoding DUF4233 domain-containing protein: MTDPVRFTPPTTDPWKGLRGVMAGTLILEVIVLGLAFPIVANLGPGLTWLSVGYLGFVVAAHIVAAGLQGRSYAIRLDLGLQALVIAGGFLQWSVAVIGVIFLCVWVYIAYVKHDVEVRMAKGMLPGQRPIDE, encoded by the coding sequence ATGACCGACCCGGTGCGTTTCACCCCGCCGACGACGGATCCGTGGAAAGGCCTGCGCGGGGTGATGGCGGGCACCCTGATCCTCGAAGTGATCGTGCTGGGCCTGGCCTTTCCGATTGTCGCCAATCTCGGTCCGGGCCTGACCTGGTTGTCCGTCGGGTACCTCGGCTTCGTGGTGGCGGCGCACATAGTGGCCGCCGGGTTGCAGGGCAGATCGTATGCGATACGCCTCGATCTGGGGCTTCAGGCCCTGGTGATCGCCGGTGGCTTCCTACAGTGGTCGGTCGCCGTGATCGGGGTGATCTTCCTGTGTGTGTGGGTGTACATCGCCTACGTCAAGCACGACGTCGAGGTGCGGATGGCCAAGGGCATGCTGCCGGGACAGCGACCCATCGACGAGTGA